A genomic window from Sorex araneus isolate mSorAra2 chromosome 2, mSorAra2.pri, whole genome shotgun sequence includes:
- the RAP2B gene encoding ras-related protein Rap-2b has product MREYKVVVLGSGGVGKSALTVQFVTGSFIEKYDPTIEDFYRKEIEVDSSPSVLEILDTAGTEQFASMRDLYIKNGQGFILVYSLVNQQSFQDIKPMRDQIVRVKRYERVPMILVGNKVDLEGEREVAYGEGKALAEDWSCPFLETSAKNKASVDELFAEIVRQMNYAAQPGADEGCCSACAIL; this is encoded by the coding sequence ATGCGCGAGTACAAAGTGGTGGTGCTGGGCTCGGGCGGCGTGGGCAAGTCGGCGCTGACCGTGCAGTTCGTGACCGGCTCGTTCATCGAGAAGTACGACCCCACCATCGAGGACTTCTACCGCAAGGAGATCGAGGTGGACTCGTCGCCGTCCGTGTTGGAGATCCTGGACACGGCGGGCACCGAGCAGTTCGCGTCCATGCGCGACCTGTACATCAAGAACGGCCAGGGCTTCATCCTGGTCTACAGCCTGGTCAACCAGCAGAGCTTCCAGGACATCAAGCCCATGCGCGACCAGATCGTGCGCGTGAAGCGCTACGAGCGCGTGCCCATGATCCTGGTGGGCAACAAGGTGGACCTGGAGGGCGAGCGCGAGGTGGCGTATGGCGAGGGCAAGGCCCTGGCCGAGGACTGGAGCTGCCCCTTCCTGGAGACGTCGGCCAAGAACAAGGCGTCGGTGGACGAGCTCTTCGCCGAGATCGTGCGGCAGATGAACTACGCGGCGCAGCCTGGCGCCGACGAGGGCTGCTGCTCGGCCTGCGCCATCCTTTag